From a single Bacillus gobiensis genomic region:
- a CDS encoding RNA polymerase sigma factor encodes MELEELYKEIQPKVFAFFFVKTLHKEAAEDLTQEVFYEAIKGLHSFKHQSTVETWLFSIAKNRMKKHYRTKKYKNQLEAKMRNERIETDSPEDQFIIKETAVNLIGKIAQLAEPENEIVILRVYGELSFREIGSIIGRSENYARVTFYRAKLKLQKEMEGYHG; translated from the coding sequence ATGGAATTGGAGGAGCTGTACAAGGAAATTCAGCCAAAGGTATTTGCCTTTTTCTTCGTGAAAACCTTACATAAAGAAGCGGCAGAAGACTTAACCCAGGAGGTTTTTTATGAAGCAATTAAAGGGTTACACTCGTTTAAGCATCAATCAACCGTCGAAACGTGGCTTTTTTCAATTGCCAAAAACAGGATGAAAAAACATTACCGCACGAAGAAGTACAAGAATCAATTGGAAGCGAAAATGAGGAACGAACGAATCGAAACAGATTCACCTGAGGATCAGTTCATCATAAAAGAAACGGCAGTGAACTTGATTGGTAAAATTGCACAATTGGCAGAGCCAGAGAATGAAATTGTAATCTTGCGTGTATATGGAGAGCTGTCATTTCGAGAAATAGGCTCTATTATCGGACGAAGCGAAAACTACGCAAGAGTTACCTTTTACAGAGCAAAGCTCAAACTCCAAAAAGAAATGGAGGGATATCATGGATAA
- a CDS encoding TetR/AcrR family transcriptional regulator, producing MSPLNRQQLDQIRDERREQIKQAALKVFARRGYTGTKTSMIAAEASISEGLIYRYFNSKKELFITIIQEMMEESKRELEHIEHLPGTPFEQIRNLTLNMLDENNKFAFMLIQRSRKADDVPEKVAQIFEQHSTNVLIDLLIPIFIKGQNSGEFPLGEPRKLLTWYFSIINSLIIQDQVDEEYGLPDVDVLMRILKK from the coding sequence ATGTCTCCATTAAACAGACAACAGCTTGATCAAATCCGTGACGAGCGCAGAGAGCAGATCAAGCAAGCGGCGCTCAAAGTATTTGCCCGCCGAGGATATACAGGAACGAAAACGAGCATGATTGCTGCGGAAGCAAGTATTAGCGAAGGACTCATTTACCGCTATTTCAACTCCAAAAAGGAACTTTTTATCACAATTATCCAAGAAATGATGGAAGAATCGAAAAGGGAACTCGAGCACATTGAACATTTACCTGGAACACCTTTTGAACAAATTAGAAACCTAACACTAAACATGCTTGATGAAAACAATAAATTCGCCTTTATGCTAATACAGCGGTCACGGAAAGCAGATGATGTTCCGGAAAAGGTAGCGCAGATCTTTGAACAACATTCCACGAATGTTCTGATTGATCTACTGATTCCAATCTTCATTAAAGGACAGAATTCAGGTGAATTTCCCCTAGGAGAACCCCGAAAGCTGTTGACCTGGTACTTTTCCATTATTAACAGTCTTATCATACAGGATCAGGTGGATGAAGAGTATGGATTGCCTGACGTGGATGTGTTAATGCGTATATTGAAAAAATAA
- a CDS encoding alpha/beta fold hydrolase, with product MSRTNILWELVLRKSNQRKNAKGLQTNTPNGIVEGSFVKIGGIGQWITIRGENRNNPVLLIIPGGPASTYSIFSPLLRSWEKHFTVVQWDQRGAGKTFRKNGKDGCGTITFDRLAQDGIEVTKYLCHKLGHPKVILIGSSAGSLIGVMMAKLRPDLFYAYVGTDQNAPDLQNLSYELTINALRTAGNTKGVQLIERMGPDQSLWSRKDYDKRNQYLVKAIKDVPNMIMDLILPSMISSPDHKIHDLIDIFRGMSFSLDHLYDELINFDFKKLGKRFELPIFIFQGDQDIITPTATAKAYYDEIEAPFKEFVLIKNAGHLACFAQSDQFHNELIKRVLPLVNTLGS from the coding sequence ATGAGCAGAACCAATATCTTGTGGGAGCTAGTCCTGCGAAAAAGCAATCAGAGGAAAAATGCCAAAGGGCTTCAGACCAACACACCAAACGGAATTGTTGAAGGCAGTTTTGTTAAAATTGGCGGAATCGGCCAGTGGATCACTATACGAGGTGAGAATCGGAACAACCCTGTTTTGTTAATTATTCCTGGTGGTCCAGCTTCCACATATTCCATTTTCAGTCCGTTACTTCGTTCATGGGAGAAGCACTTCACTGTCGTTCAGTGGGATCAGCGTGGCGCGGGCAAGACTTTCCGCAAGAATGGGAAAGACGGCTGCGGAACCATCACCTTCGACCGCCTCGCACAGGATGGGATAGAGGTGACGAAATACTTGTGCCACAAGCTTGGTCACCCAAAAGTAATTCTTATCGGAAGCTCCGCGGGCAGCCTAATCGGAGTCATGATGGCAAAGCTTCGCCCCGATCTTTTTTATGCATATGTAGGCACTGATCAAAATGCTCCGGATCTCCAAAATCTTTCATACGAATTAACAATCAACGCACTCCGTACAGCAGGCAATACGAAGGGGGTTCAGTTGATTGAGAGAATGGGGCCGGATCAATCTCTGTGGAGTCGCAAAGACTACGACAAAAGGAACCAATATCTCGTTAAGGCTATCAAGGATGTTCCTAATATGATTATGGATCTAATCTTGCCATCTATGATCTCATCCCCGGATCATAAAATACATGATTTGATTGATATCTTTCGAGGTATGAGTTTTTCCCTGGACCACCTATATGATGAATTAATAAACTTTGATTTTAAAAAACTCGGGAAGCGGTTTGAACTGCCAATCTTTATTTTTCAAGGAGATCAAGATATTATTACTCCAACTGCAACTGCTAAAGCATATTATGACGAAATTGAAGCTCCCTTCAAAGAGTTTGTTCTAATCAAGAACGCTGGCCATCTTGCGTGTTTTGCTCAGTCTGATCAGTTCCATAATGAACTGATAAAGAGGGTACTTCCGCTGGTCAACACATTAGGCAGCTGA
- a CDS encoding DUF4349 domain-containing protein, which produces MKKSTAIFFICLMFVLGGCQSGGMQESDSASIAPGGEMQSDSSSSASSVEKSAEMKTADNQDNANAPKSEESQAEEGSESTEQMIIHEAQVEAEVKSYDEGAKWILERVSAVKGYVVNQSTTQEEDDGKSGTLNIRIPESSFQSFLDQLKGSSELSVLNQSVTGQDVTEEYVDLESRLAAKEAVEKRLYQFMENAKGTEDLLTVSNDLERVQEEIESMKGRMNYLKTRSDMSNISLSLKEDALPGVTTTKLNTWERTQQEFMSSVNGLLSFGSTLIIFLAGRSPIFLLIAAIAGAAYYLFKKRFRKESPKV; this is translated from the coding sequence ATGAAAAAAAGCACAGCAATTTTTTTCATTTGTTTGATGTTTGTTTTGGGAGGATGCCAGAGCGGTGGTATGCAAGAAAGCGATTCCGCCAGCATTGCTCCAGGTGGGGAGATGCAAAGCGATTCGAGCAGCAGTGCTTCTAGTGTAGAAAAGTCAGCGGAAATGAAAACGGCGGATAACCAAGACAATGCAAATGCTCCTAAGTCAGAAGAATCACAAGCTGAAGAAGGCTCTGAATCAACCGAACAAATGATTATTCATGAGGCTCAGGTTGAGGCAGAAGTAAAGAGTTATGATGAAGGCGCAAAATGGATTCTTGAACGAGTTTCTGCAGTAAAAGGCTATGTAGTCAACCAAAGCACGACACAGGAAGAGGATGACGGTAAAAGTGGAACGCTAAACATTCGAATTCCAGAATCATCCTTTCAATCGTTTTTGGATCAATTAAAAGGTTCAAGTGAGCTAAGTGTTCTGAATCAATCGGTAACAGGTCAAGACGTGACAGAAGAATACGTCGATCTAGAGTCAAGGCTTGCAGCAAAGGAAGCTGTAGAAAAGCGCTTGTATCAATTTATGGAGAATGCCAAAGGAACAGAGGACCTCTTAACCGTTTCCAATGACTTAGAGAGAGTACAGGAAGAAATCGAAAGCATGAAAGGAAGAATGAACTATTTAAAAACAAGGAGCGATATGTCCAACATCTCCCTGAGCTTAAAAGAAGACGCTCTTCCCGGCGTGACAACTACTAAGCTAAACACATGGGAAAGAACACAGCAGGAATTTATGTCATCTGTTAATGGCTTGCTCTCATTCGGTTCAACTCTGATTATCTTTTTAGCAGGAAGATCGCCAATTTTTCTGTTAATCGCTGCAATTGCTGGAGCGGCATACTATTTATTTAAAAAGAGGTTTAGAAAGGAAAGTCCGAAAGTATAA
- a CDS encoding SDR family oxidoreductase, whose product MSRLQSKVALITGASSGIGKATAERFAKEGANVLCADLKFEETKETVERINAHGGKAKAYEVDISDENKVKRLKEQIEEEFGSIDILFNNAGTDTEGGKVHEYPVELWDKLMAVDLRGTYLVSKYFIPLMLEQGGSIINNSSVSGLAADLDRSGYNAAKGGITNLTKAMAIDYARDGIRVNCIAPGTIETPLLDDLMGEEGGKEFRKAYKWVDPMGRLGRAEEVAGVVLFLASDDSSYVTGESITVDGGHMSYTWPGKMLYDKTYTE is encoded by the coding sequence ATGAGCAGATTACAATCAAAAGTTGCATTAATTACAGGAGCTAGCTCAGGGATCGGCAAAGCGACTGCCGAACGATTTGCAAAAGAAGGGGCAAACGTTCTTTGCGCGGATCTGAAATTTGAAGAAACGAAAGAAACTGTAGAAAGAATTAATGCGCATGGCGGAAAAGCCAAGGCATACGAGGTCGACATTTCTGATGAGAATAAAGTAAAAAGATTAAAAGAGCAAATTGAAGAAGAATTCGGTTCGATAGACATTCTGTTTAACAATGCCGGGACAGATACTGAAGGTGGCAAAGTTCATGAGTACCCGGTTGAATTATGGGATAAATTAATGGCTGTGGATCTTAGAGGAACTTATTTAGTAAGCAAATATTTCATCCCGCTTATGCTTGAACAAGGCGGATCAATCATTAACAATTCTTCTGTATCTGGATTAGCCGCTGACTTGGATCGTTCAGGATACAATGCGGCCAAAGGCGGAATTACCAATCTGACAAAGGCAATGGCCATCGATTATGCACGTGACGGGATCAGAGTCAACTGTATTGCCCCCGGAACAATTGAAACACCCCTTCTTGACGATCTAATGGGTGAAGAAGGAGGAAAAGAATTTCGAAAAGCATACAAATGGGTGGATCCGATGGGGAGATTAGGCAGAGCAGAAGAAGTAGCCGGTGTCGTGCTATTCTTAGCATCTGATGACAGCTCCTATGTCACAGGCGAGTCAATTACAGTCGACGGTGGACATATGTCTTACACTTGGCCCGGCAAAATGCTTTACGACAAAACATATACGGAATAA
- a CDS encoding MarR family winged helix-turn-helix transcriptional regulator — translation MEKEFDHLRLENQICFLLYASSREMTKQYKPLLEELDVTYPQYLVLLLLWEHKQLSVKKLGEQLYLDSGTLTPMLKRMEQHDLINRKRSEFDERSVTIQLTDKGQALKNKASSVPLRIAEIIGNNNNDIDTLKSILLNLLETLRK, via the coding sequence ATGGAAAAAGAATTCGATCATTTAAGGCTTGAAAATCAGATCTGCTTTCTCCTTTATGCAAGTTCAAGGGAAATGACAAAGCAATATAAACCTCTTCTTGAAGAATTAGATGTCACCTATCCTCAGTATCTTGTTCTGCTCTTATTATGGGAGCATAAACAACTCAGCGTAAAAAAATTAGGGGAACAGCTCTATCTAGATTCCGGAACACTTACTCCCATGCTCAAACGAATGGAACAGCATGATTTGATAAATAGGAAGCGGTCAGAGTTTGACGAAAGATCTGTTACCATTCAGCTGACTGATAAAGGACAAGCATTAAAAAACAAAGCTTCCTCGGTTCCCTTGCGAATCGCTGAAATAATCGGGAATAATAACAACGATATTGATACGTTAAAATCTATTTTGCTAAATTTATTAGAAACACTACGAAAATAA
- a CDS encoding organic hydroperoxide resistance protein, whose protein sequence is MAETVLTTAVKAIGGREGRVESADGNIKMDIAMPGTPRAQKIPEATNPEQLFAAGYSACFDGALQHVARAERVKFESEVTANVSLLKVDDGFQIAVKLQVKGTGVDKGTLEELVHKAHDFCPYSKATRGNIDVTLEIVE, encoded by the coding sequence ATGGCAGAAACAGTGCTAACGACAGCAGTTAAAGCAATTGGTGGAAGAGAAGGAAGAGTAGAATCAGCTGACGGCAACATTAAAATGGATATCGCGATGCCGGGAACTCCTAGAGCTCAAAAGATTCCTGAAGCAACCAATCCAGAGCAGCTGTTTGCTGCCGGATACTCAGCTTGTTTTGATGGAGCCCTGCAGCATGTGGCCAGAGCGGAACGAGTGAAGTTCGAATCCGAGGTGACTGCAAATGTTAGCCTTTTGAAAGTGGATGACGGTTTTCAGATTGCGGTAAAGCTGCAGGTAAAAGGGACGGGTGTTGATAAAGGAACGTTGGAAGAGCTCGTCCATAAAGCACATGATTTCTGTCCGTATTCCAAAGCGACTAGAGGAAATATTGACGTAACGCTTGAGATTGTAGAGTAA
- a CDS encoding heme biosynthesis protein HemY: MKCKINRNAAKVLKKMLDSEEADGKMIRVFVTHQHGDHAHYDFKLDAPTENDEVVKTDKDIDILLDKREEFLDGIWIQYYYVPQEEFVITNPSKGSHTH; the protein is encoded by the coding sequence ATGAAGTGTAAAATTAATCGGAATGCAGCAAAAGTATTAAAAAAAATGCTCGATTCTGAGGAAGCAGATGGGAAAATGATCCGCGTGTTTGTCACTCATCAGCACGGAGATCATGCCCATTATGATTTCAAGCTTGATGCGCCGACAGAGAATGACGAAGTAGTAAAAACAGACAAGGATATTGATATTCTCCTTGATAAACGTGAAGAATTCCTGGATGGTATTTGGATTCAGTACTATTATGTGCCACAAGAGGAGTTTGTCATTACCAACCCTTCAAAAGGCAGCCACACCCATTAG
- a CDS encoding aldose epimerase family protein, protein MYDVKQYKDENFTIYELIDSSTNARVKAAPERGGIIIGFEVEGKELLYLNKETFYNAEANVRGGIPILFPISGQLENGEYEWDGKTYKMKNHGVARNNSWKVIDTNSNGEAAITMRLTSTEETKNSFPFDFEVIFTYALKNNTLTIHQEYRNHSDSDMPIYAGFHPYFKTAQKELAYQTDAKTYLDYNDMKTKEINGTIDLTDKKEALALLDAEKKDIVFELPEIEKKVQLSYGSEFAYVVLWTEKENDFVCVEPWMAKTKELNNKEELLFISPGEALKTYLEITVE, encoded by the coding sequence ATGTATGATGTGAAGCAATATAAGGATGAGAATTTTACCATTTATGAGCTAATTGATTCGTCAACAAATGCAAGGGTGAAAGCTGCACCTGAAAGAGGCGGGATCATTATCGGATTTGAAGTAGAAGGTAAAGAGCTGCTGTATCTAAATAAAGAAACGTTTTACAATGCTGAAGCCAACGTAAGAGGCGGCATTCCCATTCTTTTCCCGATTTCTGGCCAGCTTGAGAATGGAGAATACGAGTGGGACGGAAAAACATACAAAATGAAAAATCATGGGGTGGCGAGAAACAACTCTTGGAAAGTTATTGATACAAATTCTAACGGTGAAGCAGCCATCACGATGCGTTTGACAAGCACGGAAGAAACGAAAAATTCTTTTCCCTTTGATTTTGAAGTGATATTTACATATGCTTTAAAGAATAATACATTAACAATCCATCAGGAATACCGGAATCACTCAGATTCTGATATGCCGATTTACGCGGGCTTTCATCCGTATTTTAAGACAGCCCAAAAGGAATTAGCCTATCAAACTGATGCAAAAACCTATTTAGATTACAATGATATGAAAACAAAAGAAATAAACGGCACGATTGACCTGACAGACAAGAAAGAAGCACTAGCCTTACTAGATGCGGAAAAGAAAGATATTGTTTTTGAATTGCCGGAAATAGAAAAGAAGGTTCAATTGTCTTACGGCAGCGAGTTCGCTTACGTTGTGCTATGGACAGAAAAGGAAAACGATTTTGTCTGCGTTGAACCTTGGATGGCAAAGACAAAAGAGCTCAATAATAAGGAGGAATTGCTGTTTATTTCTCCTGGAGAAGCGCTAAAAACCTATCTCGAAATCACGGTAGAATAA
- the rpiA gene encoding ribose-5-phosphate isomerase RpiA: MIEKQLVGEKAAEHIKDGMVVGLGTGSTFFYTLQKLGQLVKEGLSFRGIPTSVRTQVLAKEMGIPLVDFSEIDRIDLAIDGADEVNPDLDLIKGGGGALLREKIIAKAAKTFVVIADPNKAVEKLGGFRLPVEVVPFGYQLTKQLISKTGIGPELRMANKEPYVTDNGNYLFDCSIGSTHNIKELEQKLNMIPGVVENGLFIGMADILITTDHEQNVVIKNRKES, translated from the coding sequence ATGATTGAAAAACAGCTCGTCGGAGAAAAGGCAGCGGAGCATATTAAAGATGGCATGGTTGTAGGACTTGGAACAGGTTCAACCTTCTTTTACACGCTGCAAAAGCTCGGTCAGCTTGTAAAAGAGGGCCTTTCCTTTCGCGGAATTCCGACTTCAGTTCGTACGCAAGTGCTTGCAAAAGAAATGGGAATACCCCTAGTAGATTTCAGTGAAATTGATCGAATCGATCTTGCCATTGACGGGGCTGACGAAGTGAATCCGGATCTTGATCTTATCAAAGGCGGGGGAGGGGCCCTGCTTCGTGAGAAAATTATCGCAAAAGCGGCAAAAACGTTTGTCGTTATTGCAGATCCTAATAAAGCGGTTGAGAAGCTTGGAGGATTTCGTTTACCTGTTGAAGTAGTGCCATTTGGCTATCAACTTACAAAACAGCTGATTAGCAAAACAGGGATTGGCCCTGAATTACGAATGGCAAATAAAGAACCTTACGTTACAGATAACGGAAACTATCTTTTTGATTGCAGTATTGGATCGACCCATAATATAAAAGAATTGGAACAGAAGCTGAATATGATTCCCGGTGTTGTAGAAAACGGTCTGTTTATCGGAATGGCAGATATCCTTATCACAACAGATCATGAACAAAATGTTGTCATTAAAAATCGCAAGGAAAGCTGA
- the katA gene encoding catalase KatA has protein sequence MAEKNNLTTSWGAPVGDNQNSMTAGSRGPTLIQDVHLLEKLAHFNRERVPERVVHAKGAGAHGYFEVTNDVSKYTKAKLFSEVGKRTPMFIRFSTVAGENGSADTVRDPRGFAVKFYTEDGNYDLVGNNTPVFFIRDAIKFPDFIHTQKRHPQTHLKNPDAVWDFWSLSPESLHQVSILMSDRGIPATFRHMHGFGSHTFKWVNEEGEGVWIKYHFKTEQGVKNLASDVAAKLAGDNPDYHTEDLFNAIENGDFPAWKLYVQIMPLEDANTYRFDPFDVTKVWSQKDYPLIEVGQMVLNKNPENYFAEVEQATFSPGTLVPGIDVSPDKMLQGRLFAYHDAHRYRVGANHQALPINRARNEVKNYQRDGQMRFDDNGGGSVYYEPNSYDGPTESPENKAASYAVSGVADSVAYDHNDHYTQAGDLYRLMNDEERTRLVENIVEAMKPVSKDEIKLRQIQHFYKADPEYGTRIAKGLGLQVPQQV, from the coding sequence ATGGCTGAAAAAAATAACCTTACAACGAGCTGGGGAGCTCCTGTCGGTGACAATCAAAATTCGATGACAGCTGGTTCTCGTGGTCCAACTCTTATTCAAGACGTTCATCTACTAGAGAAATTAGCACATTTTAATAGAGAACGCGTTCCTGAGCGTGTTGTTCACGCGAAAGGTGCCGGAGCACACGGCTATTTCGAAGTAACAAACGATGTATCAAAATATACGAAAGCAAAACTTTTTTCAGAGGTTGGAAAACGCACACCAATGTTTATCCGTTTCTCTACAGTAGCTGGAGAGAATGGTTCTGCCGATACCGTACGCGATCCCCGCGGATTTGCCGTAAAATTTTATACGGAAGACGGCAACTACGATCTTGTAGGAAACAATACTCCTGTTTTCTTTATCCGTGATGCTATTAAGTTCCCGGATTTTATCCATACACAAAAACGCCACCCGCAGACTCATTTGAAAAATCCTGACGCGGTATGGGATTTCTGGTCTTTATCACCTGAATCACTTCATCAAGTATCAATCTTAATGTCCGATCGCGGTATTCCAGCAACCTTCCGCCACATGCACGGATTCGGAAGCCATACATTTAAATGGGTCAATGAAGAAGGAGAAGGCGTTTGGATTAAATATCACTTTAAAACAGAACAAGGCGTAAAAAATTTAGCTTCGGATGTTGCAGCTAAGCTCGCAGGCGATAATCCTGATTACCATACAGAGGATCTTTTCAACGCGATTGAAAATGGCGATTTTCCTGCTTGGAAGCTTTATGTTCAAATCATGCCTTTAGAGGACGCAAATACTTATCGTTTTGATCCGTTTGATGTGACAAAAGTATGGTCTCAAAAGGATTACCCATTAATTGAAGTAGGCCAAATGGTATTGAATAAAAATCCAGAAAACTATTTCGCTGAAGTTGAGCAAGCTACTTTCTCACCGGGAACTTTAGTGCCTGGTATTGACGTTTCTCCGGATAAAATGCTTCAAGGTCGTTTATTTGCCTATCATGATGCTCACCGCTACCGTGTAGGTGCCAACCATCAAGCCTTGCCGATTAACCGGGCGCGCAACGAGGTGAAAAATTATCAGCGTGACGGACAAATGCGGTTTGATGATAACGGAGGCGGCTCTGTTTACTACGAACCAAACAGCTACGATGGCCCGACAGAATCCCCGGAAAATAAAGCAGCATCTTATGCCGTTTCCGGAGTAGCCGATAGTGTAGCTTACGACCATAATGATCATTACACTCAAGCCGGCGATCTATATCGCCTCATGAACGATGAAGAACGCACTCGTCTAGTCGAAAACATCGTCGAAGCGATGAAGCCTGTTTCAAAAGATGAAATTAAACTTCGTCAAATTCAACATTTTTACAAAGCAGATCCAGAATACGGTACACGTATTGCAAAAGGTCTTGGTTTGCAAGTGCCACAGCAGGTTTAA
- a CDS encoding spore coat associated protein CotJA, whose protein sequence is MKDNQAQAYYTKTKTYIPYRSPYDPCPPIGVKYYSTPPNLYLGFQPPNLQQFPPHEALKKGTLWPVFYDYYDNPYKKGGR, encoded by the coding sequence ATGAAAGATAATCAAGCGCAAGCGTATTATACAAAAACGAAAACTTATATACCTTATCGTAGTCCTTATGATCCTTGCCCTCCGATCGGTGTTAAGTATTACAGTACTCCTCCCAATCTTTATTTAGGCTTTCAACCACCTAACCTTCAGCAATTTCCGCCTCATGAAGCCTTAAAGAAAGGGACATTATGGCCTGTCTTTTATGATTATTACGACAATCCTTATAAAAAGGGAGGAAGGTAA
- a CDS encoding spore coat protein CotJB, producing MAQMPQEYYQQLEEIQAVDFVLVELRLYLDTHPTDSQAIQQFNQYAQYSKQLKQKFESRFGPLSQDSLNGSNEYWLWKNSPWPWQV from the coding sequence ATGGCCCAAATGCCACAAGAGTACTATCAGCAATTGGAGGAAATACAGGCTGTTGACTTTGTTCTTGTTGAACTGAGGTTATATCTTGATACTCATCCCACTGATTCTCAAGCCATTCAGCAATTTAATCAGTACGCCCAATATAGTAAACAGCTAAAGCAGAAATTCGAATCAAGGTTTGGACCGCTTTCTCAAGACAGCTTGAACGGCTCAAATGAATACTGGTTGTGGAAAAACAGTCCTTGGCCTTGGCAAGTCTAA
- the cotJC gene encoding spore coat protein CotJC produces MWTYDKKLQYPVRVSTCNPRLAKYLIEQYGGADGELAAALRYLNQRYTIPDKVIGLLTDIGTEEFAHLEMIATMVYKLTKDATPQQMRDAGLGDHYANHDGALFYHNAAGVPFTASYIQAKGDPIADLYEDIAAEEKARATYQWLIDMSDDPDLNDGLRFLREREIVHSQRFREAVEIIKDEREQKRIF; encoded by the coding sequence ATGTGGACATATGATAAAAAATTACAGTACCCCGTAAGAGTAAGTACGTGTAATCCGAGATTAGCCAAGTATTTGATCGAACAATACGGCGGAGCGGATGGAGAATTAGCCGCTGCTCTTCGCTACTTAAATCAACGGTACACGATTCCCGACAAAGTTATCGGCCTGTTGACAGATATCGGAACCGAAGAATTTGCCCACTTGGAAATGATCGCGACGATGGTTTATAAATTAACAAAGGATGCAACGCCACAGCAAATGAGGGATGCCGGGCTCGGAGATCATTATGCGAACCATGACGGCGCTTTGTTTTATCACAACGCTGCAGGGGTTCCTTTTACTGCGTCATACATTCAAGCAAAAGGCGATCCGATCGCTGATTTATATGAAGATATCGCGGCAGAAGAAAAAGCGAGAGCTACCTACCAATGGCTGATTGACATGTCTGATGACCCTGATTTAAACGATGGCTTACGCTTTTTGCGAGAAAGGGAGATCGTTCATTCTCAGCGATTCAGAGAAGCAGTGGAAATCATAAAAGATGAACGCGAGCAAAAAAGGATTTTTTAG
- a CDS encoding SGNH/GDSL hydrolase family protein gives MKIICFGDSLTRGVSYVKGRLRIIKDNYPAYLQELFSREEGFNASVINKGVFNDNSDLLLKRLNKDVIEEHPDYAIVAVGGNDCNFLWNEVAENPDKEHQPIVPLERYLENVKTIVTKLQSAGITPVILTLPPLDPVRYYTFISGNSGISISHWIGRMGGIEHWHGLYNRSLNKLIKELGVSKIDVRSALKKTGELIDFISDDGIHLTSKGYKVLSEEIFLFFQQLSDAKETRHI, from the coding sequence ATGAAAATTATCTGTTTTGGAGACAGTTTAACGAGAGGAGTTTCTTACGTCAAAGGCCGGCTAAGAATAATTAAAGATAACTATCCGGCATATTTGCAGGAATTATTTTCCCGGGAGGAAGGTTTTAATGCTTCTGTAATAAATAAAGGAGTATTTAACGATAATTCAGATCTTCTCTTGAAACGACTAAACAAAGATGTGATAGAAGAACATCCGGATTATGCCATTGTAGCAGTGGGAGGGAATGATTGTAACTTTTTATGGAATGAGGTTGCTGAAAATCCCGATAAAGAGCATCAACCGATCGTGCCGCTTGAGCGCTATTTGGAAAATGTAAAAACGATTGTCACTAAATTGCAATCAGCTGGCATAACACCTGTTATTTTAACTTTGCCTCCTTTAGATCCTGTCCGATATTACACATTTATATCGGGCAATTCGGGCATTTCAATCAGTCATTGGATTGGCAGGATGGGCGGTATCGAGCACTGGCATGGTTTGTACAATCGCAGCTTAAATAAACTAATAAAAGAATTAGGAGTAAGTAAAATTGATGTAAGATCTGCATTGAAAAAAACAGGAGAATTGATTGACTTCATAAGTGATGACGGAATTCATCTTACTTCTAAAGGATATAAAGTGCTGAGTGAAGAGATTTTTCTTTTTTTTCAACAGCTTTCAGACGCGAAAGAAACACGGCATATTTAA